From the genome of Biomphalaria glabrata chromosome 1, xgBioGlab47.1, whole genome shotgun sequence, one region includes:
- the LOC129924594 gene encoding uncharacterized protein LOC129924594 isoform X1 — translation MIPRSVLLLIPFTMYLVCRTNGCGREVWRQTERQWLEEEWTDLTDMELYPNALDKFLTFIYSQPEYGQLQNDMLRLRVTLAEELMKTNLERRTEVFIQFKSFYARMYKTLTRFVLQVPEMLKRNAPTVLINLKFITNILDPNDESFNIDYTHYILDRWQKIENATKLVLLKMGRYVAKENMKWFHNEKGMLEYWFVELSYRARFLKTETTTFDRTTGARAGIGSANRGTFDLVEIIELKKKMKSLQDLAPSP, via the exons ATGATACCGCGAAGTGTGCTACTACTGATTCCGTTCACCATGTATTTGG TCTGTAGGACAAATGGATGCGGAAGAGAAGTATGGCGACAAACGGAAAGGCAATGGCTAGAAGAGGAATGGACGGACCTGACAGATATGGAATTGTATCCGAATGCACTTGATAAATTTCTAACTTTTATATATAGTCAACCAGAATATGGTCAGCTGCAAAATGATATGCTTCGATTGAGGGTTACATTGGCGGAAGAACTGATGAAAA caAACCTAGAGAGAAGAACAG AAGTGTTTATACAATTCAAGTCCTTTTACGCCAGGATGTACAAAACCTTGACGAGGTTTGTTCTTCAGGTTCCGGAGATGTTGAAAAGAAACGCCCCAACTGTGCTAATTAATCTTAAGTTCATCACTAACATCTTGGACCCTAATGACGAATCCTTCAATATCGATTATACGCACTATATTCTGGATCGCTGGCAGAAGATAGAAAATGCCACGAAGCTTGTGCTCTTGAAAATGGGTCGTTACGTCGcaaaagaaaatatgaaatGGTTTCATAACGAGAAAGGAATGTTAGAATATTGGTTTGTTGAACTTAGCTATCGTGCAAGGTTTTTGAAAACAGAAACTACTACTTTTGATAGAACCACAG GAGCCCGTGCTGGAATAGGCTCAGCTAACAGAGGAACTTTTGATTTGGTAGAGATAATTGAACTGAAAAA aaaaatgaaatctcTCCAGGATTTGGCTCCTTCTCCAtag
- the LOC129924594 gene encoding uncharacterized protein LOC129924594 isoform X2 encodes MIPRSVLLLIPFTMYLVCRTNGCGREVWRQTERQWLEEEWTDLTDMELYPNALDKFLTFIYSQPEYGQLQNDMLRLRVTLAEELMKTNLERRTGARAGIGSANRGTFDLVEIIELKKKMKSLQDLAPSP; translated from the exons ATGATACCGCGAAGTGTGCTACTACTGATTCCGTTCACCATGTATTTGG TCTGTAGGACAAATGGATGCGGAAGAGAAGTATGGCGACAAACGGAAAGGCAATGGCTAGAAGAGGAATGGACGGACCTGACAGATATGGAATTGTATCCGAATGCACTTGATAAATTTCTAACTTTTATATATAGTCAACCAGAATATGGTCAGCTGCAAAATGATATGCTTCGATTGAGGGTTACATTGGCGGAAGAACTGATGAAAA caAACCTAGAGAGAAGAACAG GAGCCCGTGCTGGAATAGGCTCAGCTAACAGAGGAACTTTTGATTTGGTAGAGATAATTGAACTGAAAAA aaaaatgaaatctcTCCAGGATTTGGCTCCTTCTCCAtag